GGCTTCGAGCGAACCGTAGACTTCATCCGTAGACACATGCAGGAAACGAAATGCCCCTTTTTCCGCTTCGGGAAGTTCCGACCAATATCCTCGAACGCTTTCGAGCAGATTGAAGGTGCCGACGACGTTGGTATGAATAAATTCCCCCGGGCCGTCGATCGATCGGTCCACGTGGGATTCGGCGGCGAAATTCACCACAGCTCGCGGCTTGTGTTCTTTCAACAGCGCGGAGATAACCGTGCGATCACCGATATCCGCCTTGACGAAGGTGTAGCCCGGCCGCTGGGCAACCGAGGCGACCGTTTCCAAATTGCCTGCATAGGTCAATTTGTCGACGTTGACCAGCGCTTCGTCGCCGGCTTGGGCGAACCAATCCAGCACAAAGTTTCCCCCGATAAAACCCGCACCACCCGTTACCAAAATCGTCATAGCTATAGCTTCTTGAAAAAGGCCGCCACAATAAGGCCGATATTTCCGGCAATTGTCTGCCGGTAGACTCCGGAACGCTTCAAACCCACAAGGCGGCGGACAATACCCCCCTGCCGCGAAGAATCGAATTCCAGGAAAATCCTGCGTTGAGGCGCCGGCAGACGCGCGCCGATCCGGCGCAGACCCGCGACGTTGGCGTCGATCCAGCGCCGCAGTTGGCCTTGCATGAGCAACCGGATGCGTACGAAGCGCGCTGAGAATCCCTGATTGGATCCAATGAGATTGCCACCATGCTGGCGGTACAGCAAGGTAGGCTCGGGATCGTAGACGATTCGGCCGCCTGCGGCGCTAATGGCTACGTAGGTCCACCAATCGTGTGCGACAACATCCAGATCCGGACCGGCACTCAGCAATACGCGGCGCCCCTCCGCATTGAAAACCATGGTGTTGCCCCCCCCGACATTCTGCACAAGGGCGTTTCGGAAGTCTGGCTTTTGTGTAAAGAGAGGTGATAGGCCGAGCTGCGTGCCAACCTCGTCCACTAGCTGGGTCCGTGAGCAGTAGAGGGCTGGCAAATCGGTCCCCAATACTTGCAGTTGAGCAACGGCACGTTCCAACTTCTGCTTCTCCCAGACATCGTCTTGATCCGCGTAGGAGAAGTAGTCTGCCTCGATCTCCGGGCGGCACACCAAGGAAAGGAAGTTGGCGGCAAACCCGCGTGAGGGGCCGTGCAGGATTTCCAGGCGATCTGCCCCCCACTCGCGGCGATATTCCGAGAGAATTTCCAACGTGCCGTCACGCGATCCGTCATCCGACACCCAAACCTTCCAGTTGCCGTAGGTTTGAGCGCGGATGGAATCCAGATGCTCCCGAATAAACCGAGCCCCGTTATAAGAGCAGAGCAATATGGCGACTTTGGGAAGGGCCAAAACAGGTCCAGGCGGAGTCGCCGGCGTATTTGAAAACTCGGTACTCAAACGTCGTCAGCCTCTTTCTTTACCATGAGCCAGCGCGGCGTGGCGAAACGCACCAAGGTGCGGTACAGGGTCAGATACACAACGGAGAACAGTGCCACAAAACCCATCAGCACGTACTGGTACTGCCAGAAAAGCACGGCGGG
Above is a genomic segment from Bordetella genomosp. 11 containing:
- a CDS encoding glycosyltransferase family 2 protein; this translates as MALPKVAILLCSYNGARFIREHLDSIRAQTYGNWKVWVSDDGSRDGTLEILSEYRREWGADRLEILHGPSRGFAANFLSLVCRPEIEADYFSYADQDDVWEKQKLERAVAQLQVLGTDLPALYCSRTQLVDEVGTQLGLSPLFTQKPDFRNALVQNVGGGNTMVFNAEGRRVLLSAGPDLDVVAHDWWTYVAISAAGGRIVYDPEPTLLYRQHGGNLIGSNQGFSARFVRIRLLMQGQLRRWIDANVAGLRRIGARLPAPQRRIFLEFDSSRQGGIVRRLVGLKRSGVYRQTIAGNIGLIVAAFFKKL